In one Gammaproteobacteria bacterium genomic region, the following are encoded:
- the hisS gene encoding histidine--tRNA ligase, protein MSDTIQSIRGFNDILPEQVAVWQQVEAAAQDVFAAYGYQEMRMPIVESTALFARSIGEVTDIVEKEMYTFDDRNGKSMSLRPEGTAGCVRAGIQHGLFHNQIQKLWYSGPMFRYERPQKGRYRQFHQFGVEVFGIESAAADVEVIQLSARLWQRLGLEGLTLELNSLGSVEARSQYRAALVEYFSGHEAELDDDGRRRLQSNPLRLLDSKHEGTRALLADAPVLADFLDDDSRAHFELVCGLLDDCGIAWTLNPRLVRGLDYYNRTVFEWTTDKLGAQSAVCSGGRYDGLVEQLGGKPVPAIGWGLGIERLIALLEVEGLTPEPLLPHAYLVLVGEAAGRKGVLLAEQLRDKVPGLRLVTNLAGGSFKSQFKKADKSGAAVALVLGDDEVASGEVAFKPLRGGGEQEMLAEAEVLARLQALVD, encoded by the coding sequence GTGAGCGACACCATCCAGTCCATCCGGGGCTTTAACGACATACTGCCCGAGCAGGTGGCCGTCTGGCAGCAGGTGGAAGCCGCCGCACAGGATGTCTTTGCGGCTTACGGTTACCAGGAAATGCGCATGCCGATCGTCGAATCGACCGCTCTTTTTGCGCGTTCGATCGGCGAAGTGACCGACATCGTCGAAAAGGAGATGTATACCTTCGACGATCGCAACGGCAAGAGCATGTCGCTGCGACCGGAGGGCACTGCCGGATGCGTTCGCGCCGGCATCCAGCACGGCCTTTTTCACAACCAGATCCAGAAGCTCTGGTACTCCGGCCCGATGTTTCGCTACGAGCGACCGCAAAAGGGCCGGTACCGGCAGTTTCACCAGTTCGGTGTCGAGGTCTTCGGTATCGAGTCGGCGGCTGCCGATGTCGAGGTGATCCAGCTGTCGGCGCGCCTGTGGCAGCGCCTCGGGCTTGAGGGCCTGACACTGGAACTCAATTCGCTGGGTTCGGTCGAGGCGCGCTCGCAGTATCGTGCCGCCCTTGTCGAGTACTTCAGCGGTCACGAGGCCGAGCTGGATGACGACGGCAGGCGGCGCCTGCAGTCCAATCCGTTGCGCTTGCTGGACAGCAAGCACGAAGGAACCCGCGCCTTGCTGGCCGATGCGCCGGTGCTCGCTGACTTTCTGGATGACGATTCCAGGGCGCATTTCGAGCTGGTCTGTGGCCTGCTGGATGACTGCGGCATTGCCTGGACGCTGAATCCGCGGCTCGTACGTGGCCTGGATTACTACAATCGCACCGTTTTCGAATGGACAACCGACAAGCTGGGCGCGCAAAGCGCGGTTTGCTCGGGTGGCCGGTACGACGGCCTGGTCGAGCAACTGGGTGGCAAGCCCGTGCCGGCCATCGGCTGGGGACTGGGCATCGAGCGACTTATCGCCCTGCTTGAAGTGGAAGGGCTGACCCCCGAGCCGCTGCTGCCTCACGCCTACCTCGTGCTGGTCGGAGAGGCTGCCGGGCGCAAGGGCGTCTTGCTTGCCGAACAGCTCAGGGATAAGGTGCCCGGCTTGCGCCTGGTGACGAATCTGGCGGGCGGCAGTTTCAAGTCGCAGTTCAAGAAGGCCGACAAGAGTGGCGCCGCGGTGGCGCTGGTGCTGGGGGATGACGAGGTCGCCTCCGGCGAGGTTGCCTTCAAGCCACTGCGCGGTGGCGGGGAACAGGAAATGCTAGCGGAAGCCGAGGTCCTGGCGCGATTGCAGGCGCTGGTCGACTGA
- a CDS encoding tetratricopeptide repeat protein: protein MATNEHDELQALKAWWNENWLFITVGLFISVGSVVGYRMWEARQLELTEQASNVFEAASEAALDGDLETLAARTGTLESDYAGTPYAAQAALLHAAKLVENGELQAAAGKLRWAMNNSDDPELALLARLRLARVMLMTDQAADATSLLTAVEAGAYDALYQETLGDAALLQGDREQARAHYSEALALLDGDAVGDRQMVEMKLQNVEMPMSALDTASAADEPADATAESGDDSQAGE, encoded by the coding sequence GTGGCAACGAACGAACATGACGAATTGCAGGCACTGAAGGCCTGGTGGAACGAGAACTGGCTGTTCATCACGGTAGGCCTGTTCATCAGCGTTGGTTCCGTGGTCGGGTATCGCATGTGGGAAGCCCGTCAGCTGGAGCTGACCGAGCAGGCGTCGAACGTGTTCGAGGCTGCTTCGGAGGCTGCCCTGGACGGAGACCTCGAGACCCTCGCAGCCCGGACGGGCACGCTGGAAAGCGACTACGCGGGCACGCCGTATGCCGCACAGGCTGCGTTGCTGCACGCCGCCAAGCTGGTCGAAAACGGCGAACTGCAGGCGGCAGCCGGCAAGCTTCGCTGGGCCATGAACAACAGCGATGATCCCGAACTGGCCCTGCTGGCGCGCCTGCGCCTCGCGCGAGTCATGCTGATGACCGACCAGGCAGCCGACGCGACGTCGTTGCTGACTGCCGTGGAAGCCGGCGCATATGACGCCCTTTACCAGGAGACCCTCGGTGATGCGGCCTTGTTGCAGGGCGACCGCGAACAGGCACGCGCTCACTACAGCGAAGCGCTGGCCTTGCTGGATGGTGACGCGGTTGGTGATCGCCAGATGGTCGAAATGAAGCTGCAGAATGTCGAGATGCCGATGTCGGCACTCGATACGGCGAGTGCTGCTGACGAGCCTGCCGACGCAACAGCTGAATCCGGTGATGACAGCCAGGCTGGCGAATGA
- a CDS encoding iron-sulfur cluster assembly scaffold protein, protein MNGPVLNDYGPEVARRFAEPRFSGSLPGAVAVTLRSRARDAEICFQALVDDRKRLKRLRFQAIGCPHLVAAADLLAERLEGAAVVDLQDFRAGFLETELPLPAEKLDLKILLEDAIKALYQAILNESHPEEIAS, encoded by the coding sequence ATGAACGGCCCTGTACTGAATGATTATGGCCCAGAAGTGGCCCGACGCTTTGCCGAACCGCGGTTCTCGGGATCGCTGCCGGGCGCTGTGGCCGTTACCCTGCGTTCCCGCGCCAGGGACGCTGAAATCTGTTTCCAGGCCCTTGTCGACGATCGCAAGCGACTGAAAAGACTGAGATTTCAGGCGATAGGCTGTCCCCACCTGGTGGCGGCTGCGGACCTGCTTGCCGAGCGCCTGGAGGGGGCTGCCGTGGTGGATTTGCAGGATTTCCGGGCAGGTTTCCTGGAGACCGAGCTGCCCTTGCCGGCCGAGAAGCTGGACTTGAAAATACTGCTGGAAGACGCCATCAAGGCTCTGTACCAGGCCATTTTGAACGAATCGCATCCCGAGGAAATCGCATCGTGA
- a CDS encoding DUF4115 domain-containing protein encodes MTEHHDDVDAASEEQQPAGIQPGEALKRERESHDLTLGQVAMSLHVAEAMLAALERDEYASLGAPVFVKGHIRNYAKLLDMEAAPLVAAYEASQHPSEPGLVKRSAEGPSMAPGVGLGWLRVVGGILLLVLLIGSAGWWYYNHDAMPAESQEDISQGMLPAVDRLEEPAVAADVAGAEPAGGDSEPVSGSPAGPDKDPETVSPAEDADANALGRETGRQPAANSRQLSSNNASTVERPSESNTADNVAPAVTEQQAEADGVQRTIELAFDEECWVEIYDSNGKALLYDLQTAGSRRVVTAEGAVRIFLGNAPAVSIMVDGEEFDLADYTRRDNTARFGIPTSR; translated from the coding sequence GTGACTGAGCATCACGACGACGTCGACGCGGCAAGCGAAGAGCAGCAGCCGGCCGGCATTCAGCCTGGCGAGGCATTGAAGCGGGAACGAGAGTCCCATGACCTGACCCTGGGCCAGGTGGCCATGTCGCTGCATGTTGCCGAGGCCATGCTCGCAGCGCTCGAGCGCGATGAGTACGCGTCTCTTGGTGCGCCGGTCTTCGTGAAGGGTCATATCAGGAACTATGCAAAGCTGCTGGACATGGAAGCGGCACCGCTGGTGGCAGCGTACGAAGCCAGCCAGCATCCGTCGGAACCAGGCCTTGTGAAGCGATCGGCCGAAGGGCCTTCCATGGCGCCGGGCGTCGGACTTGGCTGGTTGCGCGTGGTCGGCGGCATCCTGTTGCTCGTCCTGCTGATCGGCTCCGCGGGCTGGTGGTATTACAACCACGATGCGATGCCTGCCGAGTCCCAGGAAGATATTTCGCAGGGCATGCTGCCTGCGGTCGACAGGCTTGAAGAGCCAGCTGTGGCCGCCGATGTTGCGGGTGCGGAGCCGGCAGGCGGTGATAGCGAGCCGGTCTCAGGCAGCCCGGCCGGGCCCGACAAGGATCCCGAGACTGTATCGCCAGCAGAGGATGCCGATGCGAATGCGCTCGGGCGCGAAACTGGCCGACAGCCAGCGGCGAACAGCCGCCAGCTGTCGAGCAACAATGCTTCGACAGTGGAGCGTCCGTCGGAATCGAACACAGCGGATAATGTCGCGCCAGCCGTGACTGAGCAGCAGGCGGAGGCGGATGGCGTCCAGCGGACGATCGAGCTGGCCTTCGATGAAGAGTGCTGGGTGGAAATTTATGACAGCAATGGCAAGGCCCTGCTTTACGATCTGCAGACCGCGGGCAGCCGCCGGGTCGTGACGGCAGAAGGAGCCGTGCGGATCTTCCTGGGCAATGCGCCGGCCGTCAGCATCATGGTCGACGGCGAAGAGTTCGACCTGGCGGATTACACCCGCCGCGACAATACCGCACGCTTTGGCATCCCCACTTCACGCTAA
- a CDS encoding aminotransferase class V-fold PLP-dependent enzyme → MNAGSGEMIYLDYAATTPVDPRVAEVMMTFLTPAGVFANPASTGHAAGREAAEAVAQARAEAAAALHTRPENLVFTSGATESDNLAIKGIARASRRGKHIVTDKTSHKAVIDACKALEKEGFEVSWLVPEAEGRITPEQLRTALREDTALVALLHANNETGVVNDIAELGAVCREAGVPFHVDAAQSAGKLPLNLDELPIDTLAASGHKFYGPKGIGILYVRPGFGPVEAQQHGGGHERGLRSGTLPTHQIVGLSRALALAVEDQLAEAERLVGLREQLWQGLATLGGVHRNAPAEHSLPGVLNVSFEGVDGESLQFALPALAVSAGSACNSASREPSFVLRALGRSDRLAGASLRFSLGRWTSEQDVERAVELVTEAVSKLRAVAGALLAQGD, encoded by the coding sequence ATGAATGCTGGCAGTGGAGAAATGATTTACCTGGATTACGCGGCGACCACACCGGTCGATCCGCGGGTGGCGGAGGTCATGATGACATTCCTGACCCCGGCCGGTGTGTTTGCGAACCCGGCCTCGACCGGCCATGCCGCGGGCCGCGAAGCAGCCGAGGCCGTTGCGCAGGCGCGCGCCGAAGCCGCCGCCGCCTTGCATACCCGCCCCGAGAACCTGGTCTTTACCTCCGGCGCCACTGAAAGCGACAACTTGGCGATCAAGGGCATTGCCCGGGCGAGCCGTCGCGGCAAGCACATCGTGACCGACAAGACCTCGCACAAGGCCGTGATCGATGCCTGCAAGGCGCTCGAAAAGGAGGGCTTCGAGGTCAGCTGGCTGGTGCCTGAAGCCGAAGGCCGCATCACGCCTGAGCAGTTGCGGACCGCACTGCGGGAGGACACGGCACTGGTCGCCTTGCTGCACGCGAACAACGAGACCGGCGTGGTCAATGACATCGCGGAGCTGGGCGCGGTCTGTCGCGAAGCGGGTGTCCCGTTCCACGTCGATGCCGCCCAGTCTGCCGGCAAGCTGCCGCTGAATCTCGATGAATTGCCGATCGATACCCTGGCGGCTAGCGGCCACAAGTTCTACGGGCCCAAGGGCATCGGCATCCTCTACGTCCGCCCGGGCTTCGGGCCGGTCGAGGCCCAGCAGCACGGTGGCGGCCACGAGCGCGGACTTCGCTCCGGAACCTTGCCGACCCACCAGATCGTGGGCCTCAGCCGTGCGCTGGCACTGGCAGTCGAGGACCAGCTCGCCGAGGCCGAGAGGCTGGTCGGGCTGCGTGAGCAGCTCTGGCAGGGACTGGCAACGCTGGGCGGGGTACACCGCAATGCGCCGGCCGAGCACAGCCTGCCGGGCGTGTTGAACGTCAGTTTCGAGGGCGTCGATGGTGAATCCCTGCAGTTTGCCTTGCCGGCGCTGGCCGTGTCCGCGGGTTCGGCCTGCAATTCCGCCAGCCGTGAGCCCTCGTTCGTGCTCAGGGCCCTGGGCCGGTCTGATCGCCTGGCGGGCGCCAGCCTGCGCTTCAGCCTGGGGCGCTGGACCAGCGAACAGGACGTGGAACGCGCCGTGGAACTGGTCACGGAGGCAGTGAGCAAGCTGCGCGCGGTGGCCGGGGCCCTGCTGGCGCAAGGCGACTGA
- the pilW gene encoding type IV pilus biogenesis/stability protein PilW produces MMTTRIKSTFLLVLLSVAMTGCVSTAGKSKVDPQASASNTNLALEYFRIGQREVAMEKIEKAIEQDPDYAQAHLVKGMLLAELKEYSAAEDSFEEALDLAPEDAAVQNNFGGFLCDRGEYDDGIEMFMLAANNQYYGRPESAWTNAGTCAKRKGDFAEAENMYRQALKINPAYPLALWQMADLSFERGNYLGARAFMQRLESTATLPPEAIWLGVRIERRLEDKQAEKRYSDILMRDYPDSREANLLMESRSD; encoded by the coding sequence ATGATGACAACAAGAATCAAAAGCACGTTTCTGCTGGTCCTGCTTTCGGTCGCGATGACCGGCTGTGTTTCGACGGCTGGAAAGAGCAAGGTCGATCCGCAGGCGTCGGCATCGAATACCAACCTGGCCCTCGAGTATTTCCGGATCGGGCAGCGAGAAGTCGCCATGGAAAAGATCGAGAAGGCCATCGAGCAGGATCCCGACTATGCCCAGGCGCACCTGGTCAAGGGCATGCTGCTGGCAGAGCTGAAGGAATACTCGGCGGCCGAGGACAGCTTTGAAGAAGCGCTGGATCTCGCGCCCGAGGATGCCGCCGTGCAGAACAATTTCGGCGGCTTCCTTTGTGATCGCGGCGAGTATGATGACGGCATCGAGATGTTCATGCTGGCAGCCAACAATCAGTACTACGGTCGTCCGGAGAGCGCCTGGACCAACGCTGGCACCTGTGCCAAGCGAAAGGGCGACTTCGCCGAAGCGGAGAACATGTATCGGCAGGCATTGAAGATCAATCCTGCTTACCCGCTGGCCCTGTGGCAGATGGCAGACCTGAGTTTCGAGCGCGGCAACTACCTGGGTGCGCGCGCGTTCATGCAGCGACTCGAGTCGACCGCAACCCTGCCGCCGGAAGCCATCTGGCTGGGGGTGCGTATCGAACGTCGCCTCGAGGACAAGCAGGCGGAGAAACGCTACAGCGACATTCTCATGCGTGACTACCCGGATTCCCGTGAAGCCAACCTGCTGATGGAGAGTCGCAGTGACTGA
- a CDS encoding iron-sulfur cluster assembly accessory protein, with product MVITLTEQAAAHVRNHLEKRGKGLGLRLGVRKTGCSGWAYDLGFADEIREGEQTFESQGLTVVVPEDALTFVDGTEVDYISEGLNQMFKFRNPNVKDECGCGESFTV from the coding sequence ATCGTGATCACCCTGACCGAACAAGCTGCTGCCCACGTCCGGAACCACCTGGAAAAGCGTGGCAAGGGGCTTGGCCTGCGCCTGGGCGTGCGCAAGACCGGCTGCTCCGGCTGGGCCTATGACCTTGGTTTTGCTGATGAAATCAGGGAAGGCGAACAGACTTTCGAAAGCCAGGGCCTGACGGTCGTGGTGCCGGAAGACGCGCTGACTTTCGTGGACGGCACCGAGGTGGACTACATCTCGGAGGGCCTGAACCAGATGTTCAAATTCCGCAATCCCAACGTCAAGGACGAGTGCGGCTGCGGCGAAAGCTTCACGGTCTGA
- the ndk gene encoding nucleoside-diphosphate kinase, which translates to MAVERTLSIIKPDGVAKNIIGDIYSRFEKAGLKVVAAKMVHLSKEQAGEFYAVHKERPFYNDLVGFMTSGPVMVQCLEGEDAIAKNRDLMGATNPAEAEAGTIRADFAKTVDENVVHGSDAPETAAEEIKFFFPEGVCERTR; encoded by the coding sequence ATGGCAGTTGAACGGACCCTTTCCATCATCAAGCCGGATGGCGTTGCAAAGAACATCATCGGTGACATCTACAGCCGCTTCGAGAAGGCCGGCCTGAAGGTGGTCGCCGCCAAGATGGTGCACCTGAGCAAGGAGCAGGCTGGCGAATTCTACGCGGTTCACAAGGAGCGTCCGTTCTACAACGACCTCGTTGGTTTCATGACCTCGGGTCCTGTCATGGTGCAGTGCCTGGAAGGCGAAGACGCCATTGCGAAGAATCGCGACCTGATGGGTGCGACCAACCCGGCCGAGGCCGAGGCTGGCACCATCCGCGCAGATTTCGCCAAGACCGTTGACGAGAACGTCGTGCACGGTTCGGATGCGCCGGAAACCGCCGCGGAAGAGATCAAGTTCTTCTTCCCGGAAGGCGTGTGCGAGCGCACGCGATAA
- the rlmN gene encoding 23S rRNA (adenine(2503)-C(2))-methyltransferase RlmN, with amino-acid sequence MTEAADKKINLLGMPRAELEAFFADMGEKPFRARQVMKWIYAAGEHDFDRMTDVSKKLRDKLKQIAEVRVPEVMVDNVSKDGTRKWLLNMDATNGIEMVFIPEDERGTLCISSQVGCALDCTFCSTAQQGFNRNLSAAEIVGQVWLANKLLGYSKGGDRIITNVVFMGMGEPLANYQNVLSSIHVLLDDYGYGMSKRRVTVSTSGIVPAMHRLNEEAEYALAVSLHAPNDELRDVLVPINQKYPIKELMEACWAYVKKKPHRHIYVEYVMLNGVNDKPEHARELAKLLGGLPCKVNLIPFNPFPGTPYERSPIERINAFRDILVRKGLVTVTRKTRGDDIDAACGQLAGKVADRSKRAEKMAAHMARVQT; translated from the coding sequence ATGACCGAAGCCGCTGACAAGAAGATCAACCTGCTGGGCATGCCACGTGCCGAGCTGGAAGCGTTTTTCGCCGACATGGGCGAGAAACCGTTTCGCGCGCGCCAGGTCATGAAGTGGATCTATGCTGCGGGCGAGCACGACTTCGACCGCATGACCGATGTCAGCAAGAAGCTGCGCGACAAGCTCAAGCAGATTGCCGAAGTGCGTGTCCCCGAGGTGATGGTCGACAATGTTTCCAAGGACGGCACTCGCAAATGGCTGCTGAACATGGATGCCACCAACGGCATCGAGATGGTGTTCATTCCCGAGGACGAGCGCGGCACCCTGTGCATTTCATCGCAGGTCGGTTGCGCGCTGGACTGCACCTTCTGTTCGACTGCCCAGCAGGGCTTCAATCGCAACCTGTCGGCTGCCGAGATCGTCGGCCAGGTCTGGCTGGCGAACAAGCTGCTGGGTTACTCCAAGGGTGGTGATCGCATCATCACCAACGTGGTTTTCATGGGCATGGGCGAGCCGCTGGCCAACTACCAGAACGTGCTGAGTTCCATCCATGTCCTGCTGGATGATTATGGTTACGGCATGTCCAAGCGCCGCGTCACGGTCAGCACTTCTGGCATCGTGCCTGCCATGCATCGGCTCAACGAGGAAGCCGAGTACGCGCTGGCGGTTTCGTTGCACGCGCCGAATGACGAGTTGCGTGACGTGCTGGTGCCGATCAACCAGAAATATCCCATCAAGGAACTCATGGAGGCCTGCTGGGCTTACGTGAAGAAGAAGCCGCATCGTCACATCTACGTCGAGTACGTGATGTTGAACGGCGTGAATGACAAGCCGGAGCATGCGCGCGAACTTGCGAAGCTCCTGGGCGGGCTGCCTTGCAAGGTCAACCTGATTCCGTTCAACCCCTTCCCGGGAACGCCTTACGAGCGTTCGCCCATTGAACGCATCAACGCATTCCGCGATATTCTGGTTCGCAAGGGCCTGGTAACGGTCACGCGCAAGACGCGCGGTGATGACATCGATGCCGCCTGCGGGCAGCTGGCTGGCAAAGTGGCAGATCGCAGCAAGCGCGCAGAAAAAATGGCAGCTCACATGGCACGGGTGCAGACATGA